CCGTCGTCGCCGCCGGCCTTGTCGATCATTGTGGAATTATAGTCGCTGACGCCCTTGCCGAACCCGGACAGGAAGTCCTCGGTCTGGCCACGTTCGTCTGCGGCATTCTTGGCCGAGGTGAAGACGGTCGTCACCTGGTAGCCCGGAAGATAGTCCGAAATGTCGCCGATGATATGGACAGCCCCGGAGCCGGCAAGCGGTTTGGCGATATGCGGAACGATGGACCAGGCATCGATCTGGCCTGATTTGAGCGCCCCGATGATCGCACCGACCTTCTGCAGCGGCTTGAACGACATCTCGACGCCTTCGGCCTTTGCAACCTTCGAGCCCATGTAATGGAAGGATGAGCCCGCCGTGGACATGCCGAATGTCTTGCCGCCGAGTTGTGCGGGCGACGTCAGCCCCGCCTTGTAAGCCGCGTCGGACGCAAGGATTTTCTGCCCGTCAATGCCTTTCTCTTCGCTGAGTGCACCGCCGATCACCTTGATCGCACCCTTGTCCGCCAGCGAAATCAGCCCGCCGGACACGGCGGTCACGGCGTAGTCCACGTCACCGGAGGCAATGGCGACGGCCATCGGCTGTGCGGCCTGAAAGAACTTCAGTTCCACGTCGAGCCCGGCATCGGCGAAGTAACCGCGTTCAACGGCAATGAAGCTGCCGGAATGCGACGTGAAACGCAACGCGCCCACCACGATTTTCCTGTTCTGTGCAATCGCGGGTGCGGCCAGCGTTGTTGCGGCGGCGGCTCCCATCAGGCCGAGGGTCTGGCGTCTGTTGAATCTCATGTTCAGGTCCTCCCGTTTTGTTTCATTCAATCTGTTTTTTGTCTCGCGCCAAGGTCGGCGCGGATATCGTCTTCAAGCAGTGTGAGCGCTTTATGCTCATCTCTGCCAAGCACGGCCTTTTGAAGATTTTCCATCCGCTGCGCGCGCGCTGCAAAATCGATCCGCCCTTCGCGCAGCAGCGCAAGACGGAACCGCCGTGACTGATTGTAGAATTTTCCGGCCATCTGAATGAGCCGCCTTGAGCCGCAGGCGGACAAAAGCGTTTCCGATACGGCGCGGCACGCCTCGTCCCACTCCAGCGCCGTCGTGTCGTCAGGTCGAGCCTGGACTGCCGCTTCCGCGCGGCCGAGTGTGTGAAACGTGGCGACCACCCTGGATTCCCAGGTGACATCGCCGCGCTCCATGGCCCGCTTCAACCCCAGTTTTTCGGCCTGGATCCGCATCAGCAGGATGTCTTCCAGGTCTTCCTGCGTCGCCGACATCACCCGGAAGCCGCGTTGGCTGGTCGCTTCGACCAGTCCTTCGGCCGCCAGCATCCGCAGGGTTTCGCGCATCGAGTGATTGGAGCCTCCATAGGCCTGGCGCAGCGCTTCTATCTTGAGCTTTTCGTCCGGCGGCAAAACACCGAACGAGATGTCGCGGCGGATCGCGGACGCAAGCACCGCCACGACCGTGTCGTCATCCCTGTTGCGTCCACCGAAAAGCATTCTGTGCCCTTATTTGAAAAAAGTTGGATATTTTTTCAATAATCGACAAAGCAGAGTCAAGTGCAACAGCACATGACACCGTCACCGCAGGCAATGCAAATTACGGTTTCGACAGAAAGGACCGCCGGTCAGCGCCGCGCAGTCTGCCAGGAACTGTCTCCTTCGATGCCATCTCCACTTGATGGACTTGTCGTCCCGGCTGAAGCGCAGCGGAAAGCCGGGACGGCAATTTCAGGATAACGTCCGGTATCCAAACCACGCACAGTGCGGAATTTGGTCGTTGACTCAGCGGCAAGCATCAAACCGCGCTACCCAACCCGCATTACGAGGACCGCCGGTCAGCGCATGACGAAGGGATTGCTCATCGGGGCGTCCGAAATGTTGATCCAGGTGGTCTTTGTGCGTGTGTAGTCAAGGATTGCCTCAAGCCCGGCCTCACGTCCGTAGCCGGACTGGTTGAACCCGCCGAACGGCGCGATCGGGGACACGGCGCGGTAGGTGTTCACCCAGCAGATCCCGGCATTGAGCCGCGCAGAAACGCGATGGGCACGCGCGACATTCTGCGTGAAGACGCCCGACCCGAGGCCGTAAGGCGTGTCATTCGCAAGCACGAGTGCCTCCTCCTCCGTGTCGAAAGGCAACAGAGACATCACCGGGCCGAACATCTCGACATGCAGTGTCGCCGTCTCCGGGGTCGTGCATTCCACGAGCGTGGGAGCCATGTAGTTGCCAGGCCGGTCGAGCGCCTCGCCACCAAAACGGATGCGTGCGCCCTGCCCCTTCGCTGTCTCCAGTGTCACCTTGATCCGCTCGACCTGTGCTGCTGTGCACAGCGGACCGACATGCGTCGCCGCCTCCAGCGGATCGCCGACGACAATGGCTTCCGATTTCTCGGCAATGCGCCCTGCCAGCTTTTCGAAAACAGACCGCTGCACCAGCCCGCGTGTCCCGGCAACGCAACTTTGCCCCGATGCGCCGAAATTACCTGCGATCAACCCGTTGGCGGCACCTTCCAGATCCGCGTCCTCAAAGACGATGATCGGAGATTTACCGCCAAGTTCGAGCGTCGTGACCGCAAAGTTCTCGGCCGAATTGCGCACAACGTGCCGAGCCGTATCCGGCCCGCCGGTAAACGCGATCCGGTCAACATCCTTGTGCCGGGTCAGGGGAATGGCGCAATTCTCCGCGTCCCCTGTGATCACCGATACGACACCGGCAGGAAACCCGGCTTCTTCAACCAGCCGTGCAAATTTCAGCATCGGTGCCGGAGCGATCTCCGAAGCTTTCAGAACAACGGTGCATCCCGCCGCCAGCGCGGGACCGAGTTTTGTCGCCGTCAGGAACATCTGCGCATTCCACGGCACGATCGCCGCAACGACGCCAATGGGCGCACGCTGTGTGAAGACATGCATGTCCGGTTTGTCGATGGGAAGAACCTGGCCTTCGATCTTGTCAGCCAGTCCCGCATAGTATCGATAATAGTCGCCGACATATTTGGTCTGGCTGGCGGTTTCCGCGAGCAGTTTGCCGCTGTCCGTTGTCTCGATCTCCCCCAGTTGCACCGCGTTGGCTTCGATCAGCTCCGCCAGCCGGTAAAGCAATTTGCCTCGCGCGGTCTGCGTCATGTCCCGCCATGAGGGGTCTTCAAGCGCACGCCGGGCAGCAGCCACCGCCCGGTCGACGTCTTCTGGTGCCGCGCAGGCAAATGTCGCCCAGTCCTTGCCGGTCGCCGGGTTCTGCGAGGACATCACCTGACCGGAGCTTCCTTCCGTCCAGTCCCCGTCGATGAAAAGCTGATAATGCTGCATCTTCTTCCCTCAGCTGAAAGCCGGCATGACGTCATCGATGAACCGGCTGAGGGAAGCGCGCTTTCGCTCCGCGCTCATGCCGCTGTCGATCCAGAATGAAAACTCATCATAGCCCAGATCCTCATAGCGTTTTATCCGGTCTATGACCTCATCAGCCGTGCCGATTGTCAGGTCCCGGGCGAGGTTCTCCGGTGCCATCATCTGGTTCCCGGCGATTTCCTCTTCCGAAAGCTCGGCAATCAGGCCCTGCGAGACAGGCCGCTTGTTCTGAAACCACGCACCGAAATAGCAGTAGAACCGGGAGAGTTCCTGCGTCGCCCGGTATACATCCTCGCTGTCCGCACCGACATATGTGTGGTGCAGCAGCATGATCTTCGGCCGTGGTCCTTCATGCGTGGCGCAGGCGTCGTTGAACCGCCCCATCAGGGTTTCCACTTCAGCGTGCCCCTGCCAAAGCGGGGTGACCTGGATATTGAAACCGTTATGCACTCCGAATTCGTGACTGTTCGGATCCCTGGCTGCGATCCAGATTGGAGGGCCGTCTTCCTGGACCGGTTTCGGCGACGCGGTGGACTCGGGAAACGCAAAAAATTCGCCGTCATGTGCATGGTCGCCCTGCCAGAGCTTCCGCAAGAGAGGTGTCGTTTCACGCATCCTCTGACCTGCTTCCCATGCGTCCATCCCCGGCATCATCCGCTCGTACTCGTAGGAATAGGCGCCCCGGGCGATCCCGAGCTCAATCCGCCCGCCGGTCATCAGATCCGCGGCCGCCGCCTCGCCCGCGAGCTTGATCGGATGCCAGAACGGGGCAACGATCGTGCCGGTTCCGAGACGGACATTCTTTGTGTGATGCGCAAGGTCCACCAGCGACAGAAACGGATTGGGCGCGATTGTGAATTCCATGCCGTGATGTTCACCGGTCCAGATCGCACGCATCCCGCCCTCGTCCGCCACTCTGCAAAGGCCCAGAAAGTCTTCGTAGAGCTTGGCATGCGGTTCGTCCGGAGAAAGCCGTTCCATGTGCGCAAAAAGGGAAAACTCCATGATCAGGCCCTTTCCTGAAGCCGGTGCGTCTCTCCCGAGACTGCATTGCCGAGGTAGAGATTGAAGTTGCGTGTCCGCACCTCCTCCGCAAACCGCGCCAGCATGCGTGCGGTCGCCGGCGAACTGAAACTGAGACCGCTCAATTCGGAAAACGGGATGCATTCGTAGCCCGCCGCCGCATCCACATTTGTCGCTCTTGCCAGCAGGTAGGCAAAATGCGTGCCCTGGGACGGGTCGTCGAACACGGAGTAGACCGGTCCGAGCTCAACGTCGATCCCAAGCGCCTGCAGCTCGTTGCGAAGGCAGTCCCTGAGCGACGTTCTGTCCGGCGCGACACATTCCGGCAACCTGTACCCCTCTGGTGATGCCTTCAGGAGAACGCCGCCGTCGGCCTCGACAAGGGCGCCGCAGCTGTTCTTTCTGGCACCGGGATCACGTGCCTTGTGTTCCAGGCCGAGACTGAAGAACCGCCCGCCCGCGTAACCGAGCCCGCGCCCCTCGCCCTGCGAAAAATCCGTAACCTCGCCGACCAGGATCACATGGTCGCCGGCCGGCATCACCTCATGCGTCCGGCAGGAGAAGGAGGCAACGGCGCCCTCGATGACCGGAACCCCCGAGGCGTTGATGTCATGGTCCACGCGTGCGAACCGGTCGCCCTTGTACCCGGCGAAGATATTGGCAATGCCTTCCTGACCCTCGCTCAATACGCTGACGGCGAAATTCCTGCAGGCACTGAATGCCTTGAAACTGGAAAGAAACTTGCCCGGGCAGACCAGCAACAGCGGCGGGCTCAGCGACACGGAGGAAAACGAGTTCGCCGTGAAACCGACGGGCAGGCCCGTTTCATCAATGCACGTCACCACGGTGACGCCGGTCATGAATCGTCCGAAAGCATCCCGGAGTTCGCGTGGTTCGATCTCGCTCATTCCTGGCACCTCTCTGCAAATTCTAGCAAGGCCCGATTGACCAGCTCAGGATGCGTCATGGGCATCATGTGCGCCGCATCTGCGACAATCTCCGCCCTGCCGTCTGGTGCAAGGGCAGCCATTGCGCGGCTCATCGCCGGAGTGGAATTCTGTTCACGGCCTCCGGTCATGAAAAGCGCCGGGCATGACAGCTTTCTGAGCGCTTCATCTGCCGGGCCGTCTTCTCTCGCAAAAACGGAGTAGGCGGCCTTGTAGCCTTCCGGGTCCATGTTGCTGAGCCAGTCATGGCAGGCTGTACGCTCCGGGCTCGAACGCTCACCAAACCATCGGACGAGTGTCGGCAACGGATCGGCGGCGCTGGTTCCAGCCATCTGTGCAGCCCGTTCCCGGACCGCAGCCCGGGCTGCAGGGCTTCGCCGGAATACCGCATTGAGAGCCGCGACACCTTTCACCTGATCCGGGTATCGGGCGGCGAGATCCAGTGCGATCATCGCCCCCATGGAGTGCCCCACGACCACGGCTGGCCGATCGAGCAGGTTCGCAATGCGCTCACCAAAAACCTGCAAGCCGGGAGCGCCATGCAATGCGGCACTGTCCGCATGACCAGGGAGGTCGGGTACCAGGACCTCGAAACGCGTGGACAAGGCAGCGGACTGCCCGTTCCAGGCCTCGGCCCGAAGTCCGACGCCATGAATTAGGACCATGCGCGGACCCTGCCCTGAGGATACGACGGCAAGGCCGTTAACGTCAGACCGCGGCCGGGTTGTCCAGGTCATGGCCCATCTCTTCCAGATCCTGATACCTGTCGCCGATCCGGTGAAAAGGCCGGCCGCTTGTTGCGCCGCCAAGGACGACGACGATCTCGTCGGCGCGCGGCGCATCGGCAATGGCAAACTGAATGGTCAGGTAGTGAGACCGGCGACCGGCGTCGTTCTTGTCCATCAACGGCACCATGATCGGTGCATTGGCAGGACCGCGCGTGTTTGTGAACGCCAGATACGACTTTGCGCCGACCGCCTGCCGGTAGTGATTGCCGAACCGCAGTGTGTGGATCAGGCCGGACGCATGTTCCACCTCGCCGTCAAGCCCGGCAACGGCGGCCTTGCCGTAGGCCTCGATAGCCTCGCCGCTGCCCGCCAGCTTGATCATCCTGGCGGTCATGAGTTCACCAAGGACCGGACCGAAACTCCGGATTTCGGGACGCAGATCCTCAACATAGCGGCCGGCCCAAGGGTTTCGCACCACGGCTGCCACCGCGAACATGCGCCACGGAACATCCGCTTTGCGGAAGCCTTCGATGAAGACTTCTTCGTCAAAGGTCACGATTTTCCTGATTTCAGGATCCATTCCGCCCTCCGAAATCCCTTCCCGATGTCCTGCGCCAGTATTGAGCGCCTTGACTTTCCGGACAAACGAATGATTTTCAGTCTCAGGTATTAGTCAAACTAATAGGCAACTTGATCATGGCACCGGCATTGCCTCCTCTGAACTGGTTTCGCGCGTTCGAGGCTGCTGCCAGAAACTTGAGTTTCACGGCAGCGGCCGGCGAAATCGGCATGACCCAGTCAGCCGTCAGCCAGCAGGTCAAATCGCTGGAAATGCGTCTCGGCGTTTTGCTGTTCGACCGCAAGGCGCGCGGCCTCGCCCTCACGGATCATGGCCGCCGTCTGCTTCCCCAGGTGGACACTGCGCTGGCCACCCTGACCGGCGCCACCGCAGCGTTCGTCGCCGACCAGGCGACTGACCATCTGACGGTTTCGGCGTCGATCAGCGTCATTCAGTGGCTCATTGCACCCAGACTTCCCGAATTCACCAGAAGACACCCAGACATCGTGCTCCGGCTGATCGGGGCTGTCTGGCCCGACGAGTTCACACAGACCGCCGCCGACGTTGAAATTCGCTTCGGATCCCGCAAACAGGCCGGCTCCGACGCCGAACTTCTGGGCACCGACAAGCTGGTCGCCTTGAAATCTCCGTCTCTGAAGGGAAACTTCGAACGCTTGCCCCTGATTGAGGCGGTCGGAACTTCGGACGGCTGGAAACCCTGGGTACTGGCGGCCGGAATTTCGCCGCGCTTGCCAAGCCTTCTTGTGGATTCCTATGGCCCCGCGCTGCAAATGGCCATTCACGGCAATGGCGTCTGCCTCGTTCACGAACACCTGGCCATATCTCCGCGAAATCAGAACCTGATCGAATCCGCGCACGAGGCCACGCTGACGGCTAACGAAAATTACTACCTTTCCATCAAATCGAAGACGGAAGCGGCGATTGCGTTCAGGAACTGGATTGTCGCATCTGTCGGCGCGGGCTGAAAAGAGTGGATCGCGCCATCAGGCAGCGACGGCGATCACGGGCGGATTGAAGGGAACGGAGTGTTCGCTACCGAAAGCCCTACCTGCGCACCTTGTATCCGAGACTGGTGACATAGGTGCGCTTTCCCGTTCTTTCGAATGTGAAACAACTCACCCGCCCACCTCGGAAGTTGTTGTCGAATTTCGTGCAAAGCTTGTTGCCCTTGAAATGCCAGCGCCCGGTAAGGTTCTTTCCTTTCCCAGCCGAATAGACAAAACCGCCTCCCGGTCGATAGGTGATCTTTCCCGAAAATGGACCGCTGTACGAGAGTCTCTTTCCGATCAGTTCGCTCCTTATCTCATTCTGGGAAAGCGTTTCAGCCGAAACAGTCGGCACAAAAAACATCGACGCAAATAAGAGTGTGAGGATTGGTGTAATCCGCATTCGCCCCTCCGGATTGAGTTTCAAATCCTTCTATCATGCCGTGAATGCCCCCGGAAACCAAAAATTGAAATCAAAAAAACGGCAATTAAAAATTGCACGCAGCACCTTCTGCCCGAATCCGTCAGGCGGCATCTTCAAGTTTGCGGGCAATCTGTTTCAGGACCACCCGGTTCCGGCTTGTCACGGTGGATCTTTTCCAGCCGTATTTTTCGCATGTCCGGCTGAAGCGGCCACCGCCGGCCTTGCACATGACTTCGAACTGCAAGGCGCGCCGGCTGTCCGCGTCATCAACAAGAGCAAACCACGTCAGGGCCTCTTCCGCTCTCGATATCTGCCGGGGCTCAAACGTCCGCTTCCGCCGTGCGACCTTGCGCCGGAAGTCGGGCCAGGCAGACAGGATGGACTTCGGACCATCGCCTTTCGCCGTGCAGGCAACGACAATCATCGCCTCGACCAATCGCGACATGATCTCCTTGCTATCCCAAGAGCCACTCATCCCTGCGCTCCCGTCCAGGGCCCGCAGCTAGGCAGCACTGGTCTTCGGGCCATCGCGGCAACGGAACGAAAGCGATCACGCTGAAACCGTGAAGCCGGTTTTAAGCCCGGTGCTCCGTATCGCTGTCCTGCTTTTGTGCTTCCTGGAAACCCTGCGTCCACAAGGTGAAATAGTCGGCTTCGCGCGGATAGGGATTGTCGGCTTGAGACTTTCCCTTTCCATAGGCCTGGAAGCCCCGCTCGAACGCATGAACCTGCGCCTTTGTCTGATAAACACCCATTTGCCCCACCAAGGATCGTTGATTTTTGCCCGACTAAACCGCCCTGCCTGCGTTCCCGCCCGGATCCGCACCACAAGAATGGCGCGCATTGCCACATTTCTTCTACACACTCACTGATTGTCGATGGGAGTGTAGTCAACTCAATTTCCATAACAAGCACCCTCACGCTGCTTTCCCCGGCAAAATTGCCGATAAAGACGAGTCCAACTCATACGCGAGAAGGACAGCCAAGGTGATTGTCGGAGCGGCCGGATTGATATCCTTTGCACGCTGCAGCATCTCATCGAGCTTGAGCAGGTCGAATTGCGTCACGAAAGCCGGATGCACGACGAGGTCTGGTTTGTTCAACACCAGCCATGATACGGCAGACAAAACCTTCGACGACCAGTTGCCGCGATTGACAGGCGTATTGATCAGTCCCAGAACGAGGCGCAGGTGCCCCGGCCCGTGTTTTTCGAGCAGTGCCTGACAAGTGCGACGGGCCTTGCACTGGCTTCTTCCGTCGCTGCGCTTGGCAGGAGCCACGAAATGTATGCCGAACTCGGCGGCAAGCCTGTCCAGTTGACCGCCTGACGCCATCAGCATCCCTCCGATGTTTCGGCCTTTTCCTTCTGGAGCGCGGCGAAGGACGCCTCCGCTTGCTGGCGCGTCCCAAGGCGCAAATGTTTATGTTTTGTTCTCATTGCATTGCAGGCCCTGGCATCGAAGGGTGTGCGTTGGCCGCGCTCTGCATTTCGGCCCCGCTCCCGTTTCGCTGCATCCTCATTCGACTTCATCTGCGATCTCGCGCTTTTCAGCTCGAGTGTCAGCAACCTTGTCCTGGCCTTTTCCAACGCGTATTCGTCCTCCAGACGCGCGCTCGGCCTTTCAGCGCGCAGCCGGAAGTGAGCCACCCGGTCTCTTGCTTCTTCGATTTGATCTTTAAGCCCGTCCACCTAAGCTTCCCTTTCCAGTCCTGAACTGACCCGTCTCGGCGCCCGTACGGCGTGACTTCGATATGTACGCATCTCGCGTATACTTGTCAACGCAGTTTTCATACGCTAGAAGAGATTTCAATCTGACAGACAGAACGGCACCTGCAAAATGGACCAATCCGAAACGACGCTCCGAGACAAGCTCCAGCTGCTGAAGGAAAGGTCCGGCCTCTCCCTTCGCGCAATCGCGAGAGAGATGGGATATTCGCAGGCGTCTTCGATCCAGCGCTATTTCTCTGCCGATTACCCGGAAAAGGGCCTTCCCGCGAACTTCATCAGCAAGCTTCTCGCGGCCCTGCCCGGAAAGGGCGATCCCGCCATCAC
This region of uncultured Roseibium sp. genomic DNA includes:
- a CDS encoding aldehyde dehydrogenase codes for the protein MQHYQLFIDGDWTEGSSGQVMSSQNPATGKDWATFACAAPEDVDRAVAAARRALEDPSWRDMTQTARGKLLYRLAELIEANAVQLGEIETTDSGKLLAETASQTKYVGDYYRYYAGLADKIEGQVLPIDKPDMHVFTQRAPIGVVAAIVPWNAQMFLTATKLGPALAAGCTVVLKASEIAPAPMLKFARLVEEAGFPAGVVSVITGDAENCAIPLTRHKDVDRIAFTGGPDTARHVVRNSAENFAVTTLELGGKSPIIVFEDADLEGAANGLIAGNFGASGQSCVAGTRGLVQRSVFEKLAGRIAEKSEAIVVGDPLEAATHVGPLCTAAQVERIKVTLETAKGQGARIRFGGEALDRPGNYMAPTLVECTTPETATLHVEMFGPVMSLLPFDTEEEALVLANDTPYGLGSGVFTQNVARAHRVSARLNAGICWVNTYRAVSPIAPFGGFNQSGYGREAGLEAILDYTRTKTTWINISDAPMSNPFVMR
- a CDS encoding LLM class flavin-dependent oxidoreductase; the encoded protein is MEFSLFAHMERLSPDEPHAKLYEDFLGLCRVADEGGMRAIWTGEHHGMEFTIAPNPFLSLVDLAHHTKNVRLGTGTIVAPFWHPIKLAGEAAAADLMTGGRIELGIARGAYSYEYERMMPGMDAWEAGQRMRETTPLLRKLWQGDHAHDGEFFAFPESTASPKPVQEDGPPIWIAARDPNSHEFGVHNGFNIQVTPLWQGHAEVETLMGRFNDACATHEGPRPKIMLLHHTYVGADSEDVYRATQELSRFYCYFGAWFQNKRPVSQGLIAELSEEEIAGNQMMAPENLARDLTIGTADEVIDRIKRYEDLGYDEFSFWIDSGMSAERKRASLSRFIDDVMPAFS
- a CDS encoding ABC transporter substrate-binding protein, translated to MRFNRRQTLGLMGAAAATTLAAPAIAQNRKIVVGALRFTSHSGSFIAVERGYFADAGLDVELKFFQAAQPMAVAIASGDVDYAVTAVSGGLISLADKGAIKVIGGALSEEKGIDGQKILASDAAYKAGLTSPAQLGGKTFGMSTAGSSFHYMGSKVAKAEGVEMSFKPLQKVGAIIGALKSGQIDAWSIVPHIAKPLAGSGAVHIIGDISDYLPGYQVTTVFTSAKNAADERGQTEDFLSGFGKGVSDYNSTMIDKAGGDDGVNEMVDLIHKYVYTDRPREKAAPSIINGTMRINEGSRLNVASLKDQLAWFQSEDLVGKDITLDTLVDGSYVETYEG
- a CDS encoding GntR family transcriptional regulator; this encodes MLFGGRNRDDDTVVAVLASAIRRDISFGVLPPDEKLKIEALRQAYGGSNHSMRETLRMLAAEGLVEATSQRGFRVMSATQEDLEDILLMRIQAEKLGLKRAMERGDVTWESRVVATFHTLGRAEAAVQARPDDTTALEWDEACRAVSETLLSACGSRRLIQMAGKFYNQSRRFRLALLREGRIDFAARAQRMENLQKAVLGRDEHKALTLLEDDIRADLGARQKTD
- a CDS encoding amino acid synthesis family protein; the protein is MDPEIRKIVTFDEEVFIEGFRKADVPWRMFAVAAVVRNPWAGRYVEDLRPEIRSFGPVLGELMTARMIKLAGSGEAIEAYGKAAVAGLDGEVEHASGLIHTLRFGNHYRQAVGAKSYLAFTNTRGPANAPIMVPLMDKNDAGRRSHYLTIQFAIADAPRADEIVVVLGGATSGRPFHRIGDRYQDLEEMGHDLDNPAAV
- a CDS encoding LysR family transcriptional regulator produces the protein MAPALPPLNWFRAFEAAARNLSFTAAAGEIGMTQSAVSQQVKSLEMRLGVLLFDRKARGLALTDHGRRLLPQVDTALATLTGATAAFVADQATDHLTVSASISVIQWLIAPRLPEFTRRHPDIVLRLIGAVWPDEFTQTAADVEIRFGSRKQAGSDAELLGTDKLVALKSPSLKGNFERLPLIEAVGTSDGWKPWVLAAGISPRLPSLLVDSYGPALQMAIHGNGVCLVHEHLAISPRNQNLIESAHEATLTANENYYLSIKSKTEAAIAFRNWIVASVGAG
- a CDS encoding flavin reductase family protein, which codes for MSEIEPRELRDAFGRFMTGVTVVTCIDETGLPVGFTANSFSSVSLSPPLLLVCPGKFLSSFKAFSACRNFAVSVLSEGQEGIANIFAGYKGDRFARVDHDINASGVPVIEGAVASFSCRTHEVMPAGDHVILVGEVTDFSQGEGRGLGYAGGRFFSLGLEHKARDPGARKNSCGALVEADGGVLLKASPEGYRLPECVAPDRTSLRDCLRNELQALGIDVELGPVYSVFDDPSQGTHFAYLLARATNVDAAAGYECIPFSELSGLSFSSPATARMLARFAEEVRTRNFNLYLGNAVSGETHRLQERA
- a CDS encoding DUF6362 family protein yields the protein MSGSWDSKEIMSRLVEAMIVVACTAKGDGPKSILSAWPDFRRKVARRKRTFEPRQISRAEEALTWFALVDDADSRRALQFEVMCKAGGGRFSRTCEKYGWKRSTVTSRNRVVLKQIARKLEDAA
- a CDS encoding alpha/beta hydrolase, which translates into the protein MTWTTRPRSDVNGLAVVSSGQGPRMVLIHGVGLRAEAWNGQSAALSTRFEVLVPDLPGHADSAALHGAPGLQVFGERIANLLDRPAVVVGHSMGAMIALDLAARYPDQVKGVAALNAVFRRSPAARAAVRERAAQMAGTSAADPLPTLVRWFGERSSPERTACHDWLSNMDPEGYKAAYSVFAREDGPADEALRKLSCPALFMTGGREQNSTPAMSRAMAALAPDGRAEIVADAAHMMPMTHPELVNRALLEFAERCQE